Proteins from a single region of Patulibacter sp. SYSU D01012:
- the purL gene encoding phosphoribosylformylglycinamidine synthase subunit PurL has protein sequence MLPDPTAAPSLPTAREVAPDATPVGDAPGLEQAKALGLTASEYDLVVQKLGREPVQVELAMFSLMWSEHCSYKHSKKLLGTLPTEGPAVVLGPGENAGAVDVGDGWTLAFKVESHNHPSAVEPFQGAATGVGGILRDIFALGARPIAVLDALRFGEVEDTNEDGTPTAGAARSRFLLDGAVRGIGHYGNSIGVPNIGGDVYFEGPYETNCLVNAMALGLAREERVIRSAATGVGNVVVLFGAATGADGIGGASVLASAELGEDDADKRPTVQVGDPFEESKLVECSLELLDRDLLVSLQDLGAAGLTSAASEMASKGEVGLDLDVALVPRRMAGLEPFEVMVSESQERMLCVVTPDKVDEVIAVTDKWDVHGTAIGVVTDSGRFRVWDGEQLVGDMPVPALVDDCPLYDIHPEKPAEGIYPAPPRRIADGTPATEALLALLGSANLSDRRPLFEQYDSIVQSRTVRRPGQTDAAVLQIPGPAGSIGATGVAGSPATGDDATSSATAASRAGLRDGGTRVDGPIGGVGVAIDGSGRRVAADPYTGTVWNVLECAANLACVGAEPLGLTNNLNFGNPEKPHIAWQLTEAVRGLGDACRATGAPVVGGNVSLYNEGTTGPIYPTPVVGMVGKVPDVTTAASLGFGADGDVVALVGRFAPQLELSELAKLEGRALPDGLPAWDLAATAEGIAAVREAVREGVLSSCHDVAEGGLATAVAESALAGGIGATLELQPFAPGDEDGRVSLFGEAPGGFVVSGPRDVVERLGARLPLTVLGTVGGSRVTVTCGTQRVDAALEDLSAAHGALAALFA, from the coding sequence ATGCTGCCTGACCCCACCGCCGCCCCGTCCCTGCCGACCGCCCGCGAGGTCGCCCCCGACGCGACGCCCGTCGGCGACGCCCCCGGCCTGGAGCAGGCGAAGGCCCTCGGCCTGACGGCGAGCGAGTACGACCTGGTCGTGCAGAAGCTCGGCCGCGAGCCGGTGCAGGTCGAGCTGGCGATGTTCTCGCTCATGTGGAGCGAGCACTGCTCGTACAAGCACTCGAAGAAGCTGCTCGGCACGCTGCCGACCGAGGGCCCCGCGGTCGTCCTCGGGCCGGGCGAGAACGCCGGCGCGGTCGACGTCGGCGACGGCTGGACGCTCGCGTTCAAGGTCGAGTCGCACAACCATCCCTCGGCGGTCGAGCCGTTCCAGGGCGCCGCGACCGGCGTCGGCGGCATCCTGCGCGACATCTTCGCGCTCGGCGCCCGCCCGATCGCGGTGCTCGACGCGCTGCGCTTCGGCGAGGTCGAGGACACGAACGAGGACGGCACGCCGACCGCCGGCGCCGCCCGCTCGCGCTTCCTGCTCGACGGCGCCGTCCGCGGCATCGGCCACTACGGCAACTCGATCGGCGTGCCGAACATCGGCGGCGACGTCTACTTCGAGGGCCCGTACGAGACGAACTGCCTCGTCAACGCGATGGCGCTGGGCCTGGCGCGCGAGGAGCGCGTCATCCGCTCCGCCGCGACCGGCGTCGGCAACGTCGTCGTGCTCTTCGGCGCCGCGACCGGCGCGGATGGCATCGGCGGCGCGTCCGTCCTGGCGTCCGCCGAGCTGGGTGAGGACGACGCCGACAAGCGCCCGACGGTGCAGGTCGGCGACCCGTTCGAGGAGTCCAAGCTCGTCGAGTGCTCGCTCGAGCTGCTGGACCGCGACCTGCTCGTCTCGCTGCAGGACCTGGGCGCCGCGGGCCTGACGTCCGCCGCGTCCGAGATGGCCAGCAAGGGCGAGGTCGGCCTGGACCTGGACGTCGCGCTCGTCCCGCGCCGCATGGCCGGGCTGGAGCCGTTCGAGGTCATGGTCTCGGAGTCGCAGGAGCGCATGCTCTGCGTCGTCACGCCCGACAAGGTCGACGAGGTCATCGCCGTCACCGACAAGTGGGACGTGCACGGCACCGCGATCGGCGTCGTGACCGACTCGGGCCGCTTCCGCGTGTGGGACGGCGAGCAGCTCGTCGGCGACATGCCGGTGCCCGCGCTCGTCGACGACTGCCCGCTCTACGACATCCACCCCGAGAAGCCGGCCGAGGGGATCTACCCCGCGCCGCCGCGCCGGATCGCGGACGGGACGCCCGCCACGGAGGCGCTGCTCGCGCTGCTGGGCTCGGCCAACCTGTCCGACCGCCGCCCGCTCTTCGAGCAGTACGACTCCATCGTCCAGTCGCGCACGGTCCGCCGGCCCGGCCAGACGGACGCCGCGGTCCTGCAGATCCCCGGCCCCGCCGGCTCGATCGGCGCCACCGGCGTCGCGGGCTCGCCGGCCACGGGCGACGACGCGACGAGCAGCGCCACCGCGGCGTCGCGCGCCGGCCTGCGCGACGGCGGCACCCGCGTCGACGGTCCGATCGGCGGCGTCGGCGTGGCGATCGACGGCTCCGGCCGCCGCGTCGCCGCCGACCCGTACACGGGCACGGTGTGGAACGTCCTGGAGTGCGCCGCCAACCTGGCGTGCGTCGGGGCCGAGCCGCTCGGGCTGACGAACAACCTGAACTTCGGCAACCCCGAGAAGCCGCACATCGCGTGGCAGCTGACCGAGGCCGTGCGCGGCCTGGGCGACGCCTGCCGCGCGACCGGCGCCCCCGTCGTCGGCGGCAACGTCTCGCTCTACAACGAGGGCACGACCGGGCCGATCTACCCGACGCCGGTCGTCGGCATGGTCGGCAAGGTGCCGGACGTGACGACCGCGGCGTCGCTCGGCTTCGGCGCCGACGGCGACGTCGTCGCGCTCGTCGGCCGGTTCGCGCCGCAGCTGGAGCTGTCCGAGCTGGCGAAGCTCGAGGGCCGCGCGCTGCCCGACGGCCTGCCCGCCTGGGACCTGGCCGCGACCGCCGAGGGCATCGCCGCCGTGCGCGAGGCCGTCCGCGAGGGCGTGCTGAGCAGCTGCCACGACGTCGCCGAGGGCGGTCTGGCCACGGCCGTCGCCGAGTCGGCCCTCGCCGGCGGCATCGGCGCGACGCTCGAGCTGCAGCCCTTCGCGCCCGGCGACGAGGACGGCCGCGTGTCGCTCTTCGGCGAGGCGCCCGGCGGCTTCGTCGTCTCGGGCCCCCGCGACGTCGTCGAGCGCCTGGGCGCGCGTCTGCCGCTGACGGTGCTCGGCACGGTCGGCGGCTCCCGCGTGACCGTCACGTGCGGCACCCAGCGCGTCGATGCGGCGCTCGAGGACCTGTCCGCGGCGCACGGCGCGCTCGCGGCGCTCTTCGCCTAG
- the map gene encoding type I methionyl aminopeptidase has protein sequence MSRPPLTPGPLSPRRKVPREIPRPPYALLGEPPAPKAPRARTAQELASMREACAIASDALAAAAAAVAPGVTTDEIDAAAHEVMVSRGAYPSTLNYRGYPKSTCISINEVICHGIPDLQTTLYEGDIVTIDVTAYFEGMHGDLNQTFAVGEVDQASKDLMEATRRALDVGIQAIRPGGQVRDIGKAIEKAVRNRFGIVHQFGGHGIGPDFHDGLHVQHVYDRRATTRFFPGMTLTVEPMLTLGRPEAQVWEADGWTAVTVDGSRCAQEEHTVLVTEDGVEVLTRHVPH, from the coding sequence ATGTCTCGCCCGCCGCTCACGCCCGGTCCGCTGTCCCCGCGCCGCAAGGTCCCGCGCGAGATCCCCCGCCCCCCGTACGCGCTGCTGGGCGAGCCGCCCGCCCCCAAGGCCCCCCGGGCGCGCACGGCGCAGGAGCTGGCCAGCATGCGCGAGGCGTGCGCGATCGCCAGCGACGCGCTGGCCGCCGCCGCGGCCGCCGTGGCGCCGGGCGTGACCACCGACGAGATCGACGCCGCCGCGCACGAGGTGATGGTCTCGCGCGGCGCGTACCCGTCGACGCTGAACTACCGCGGCTACCCGAAGTCCACGTGCATCTCGATCAACGAGGTCATCTGCCACGGCATCCCCGACCTGCAGACGACCCTGTACGAGGGCGACATCGTGACGATCGACGTCACCGCGTACTTCGAGGGCATGCACGGCGACCTCAACCAGACGTTCGCCGTCGGCGAGGTCGACCAGGCGTCGAAGGACCTGATGGAGGCCACCCGCCGGGCGCTCGACGTCGGCATCCAGGCGATCCGCCCCGGCGGCCAGGTGCGCGACATCGGCAAGGCGATCGAGAAGGCCGTCCGCAACCGCTTCGGCATCGTCCACCAGTTCGGCGGCCACGGCATCGGCCCGGACTTCCACGACGGCCTGCACGTGCAGCACGTCTACGACCGCCGCGCGACCACCCGGTTCTTCCCCGGCATGACGCTGACGGTCGAGCCGATGCTGACGCTCGGCCGGCCCGAGGCGCAGGTGTGGGAGGCGGACGGCTGGACCGCCGTGACCGTCGACGGCTCGCGCTGCGCCCAGGAGGAGCACACCGTCCTCGTGACCGAGGACGGCGTCGAGGTCCTCACGCGGCACGTGCCGCACTAG
- the purQ gene encoding phosphoribosylformylglycinamidine synthase subunit PurQ has product MRIGVPQFPGSCDEVDALLAAGKVGDAELLWHRDRDLKGVDAVVVPGGFSYGDYLRAGAIAGLSPVMDAVADFAREGGPVLGICNGFQVLCAAGLLPGALLQNQNRRFVCRQVELVVETTATPWTAAAERGQLLSIPAKHQSGRWYAPDELLAEVKENDQIVFRYAAGGNFNGSLEDVAGVCNAGRNVVGLMPHPEHAVDPLTGSADGLVLFRSVLEGAAHAA; this is encoded by the coding sequence ATGAGGATCGGGGTGCCGCAGTTCCCGGGCTCCTGCGACGAGGTCGACGCGCTGCTCGCCGCCGGCAAGGTCGGCGATGCCGAGCTGCTCTGGCACCGCGACCGCGACCTGAAGGGCGTCGACGCCGTCGTCGTCCCCGGCGGGTTCTCCTACGGCGACTACCTGCGCGCCGGCGCGATCGCGGGCCTGAGCCCCGTGATGGACGCCGTCGCCGACTTCGCCCGCGAGGGCGGCCCCGTCCTGGGGATCTGCAACGGCTTCCAGGTGCTGTGCGCCGCCGGCCTGCTGCCGGGCGCGCTGCTGCAGAACCAGAACCGCCGCTTCGTCTGTCGCCAGGTCGAGCTCGTCGTCGAGACGACCGCGACGCCGTGGACCGCCGCCGCCGAGCGGGGCCAGCTCCTCTCGATCCCCGCCAAGCACCAGTCCGGCCGCTGGTACGCGCCCGACGAGCTGCTCGCCGAGGTCAAGGAGAACGACCAGATCGTCTTCCGGTACGCCGCGGGCGGCAACTTCAACGGGTCGCTCGAGGACGTCGCCGGCGTCTGCAACGCGGGCCGCAACGTCGTCGGCCTGATGCCGCACCCCGAGCACGCGGTCGACCCGCTGACGGGCTCGGCCGACGGCCTCGTCCTCTTCCGCTCCGTCCTGGAGGGCGCCGCGCATGCTGCCTGA
- the purS gene encoding phosphoribosylformylglycinamidine synthase subunit PurS yields the protein MPHVRILIRPKAGILDPQGTAVEQALPQLGFAGASDVRIGRLVELDVADTSEVEAMCQKLLVNPLVEDYEVQVDGVAVEA from the coding sequence ATGCCCCACGTCCGCATCCTCATCCGGCCCAAGGCCGGCATCCTCGATCCCCAGGGCACCGCCGTCGAGCAGGCCCTGCCGCAGCTCGGCTTCGCCGGCGCCAGCGACGTGCGGATCGGCCGCCTCGTCGAGCTCGACGTCGCCGACACGAGCGAGGTCGAGGCCATGTGCCAGAAGCTCCTCGTCAACCCGCTCGTCGAGGACTACGAGGTCCAGGTCGACGGCGTGGCCGTCGAGGCGTAG
- a CDS encoding GNAT family N-acetyltransferase yields MRVAPVPWDDADGAALRARQQDELRARYAGESEPGTPPSGADVALFLVARDAAGAAVGCGGLRPLEEGVAEIKRMYVDPLARGTGVADALLAALEAAATERGWTTLRLETGERQPDAMRFYARAGYAEIPPFGPYVGAPFARCFERRLA; encoded by the coding sequence GTGCGGGTCGCCCCCGTCCCCTGGGACGACGCGGACGGCGCGGCGCTGCGCGCGCGCCAGCAGGACGAGCTGCGCGCCCGCTACGCCGGCGAGAGCGAGCCCGGGACCCCGCCCTCGGGCGCCGACGTGGCGCTGTTCCTGGTGGCCCGCGACGCCGCCGGTGCGGCCGTCGGCTGCGGCGGGCTGCGGCCGCTGGAGGAGGGCGTCGCCGAGATCAAGCGGATGTACGTCGATCCGCTCGCGCGCGGGACGGGCGTCGCCGACGCGCTCCTGGCCGCCCTCGAGGCGGCCGCGACCGAGCGCGGCTGGACGACGCTGCGGCTGGAGACCGGCGAGCGGCAGCCCGACGCGATGCGCTTCTACGCGCGGGCGGGGTACGCCGAGATCCCGCCCTTCGGCCCGTACGTCGGCGCGCCCTTCGCGCGCTGCTTCGAGCGCCGCCTGGCCTGA
- the purF gene encoding amidophosphoribosyltransferase, whose translation MLPDAPDHREGPRDECGVFGVYAPGHDVAKLAYYALYALQHRGQESAGIASADLGGYIITQRALGLVSQVFHEHDLQALTGDIAVGHTRYSTTGGNDWENSQPVHRNDVRELALAHNGNLVNAVELHTELVGRGVHFRATTDSEIMAALLATADAESVEDAIVQAMPRLKGAYSTVVMDRDRVHAFRDPQGIRPLVLGRLAEDAWVVASETCALDIIGAEYVRDVEPGELVILDERGVTSRKVQPGQREAFCLFEYIYFARPDSRMKGNLLQRSRVRMGEILARDSPVAGADLVVPVPDSGIPGARGFSQASGVPMDDGFVKNRYVQRTFIQPGNELRQQGLRLKFNPLPEVVAGKSLVVVDDSIVRGNTTRQLVKMLKDAGAREVHFRITAPPIRNPCHYGVDMSSREEMVAHERTVEEIRDHIGCDSLAYLSLDGVYEAVRGERSGHCDACFTGDYPLAGTESHLGKYALENRLPMVTS comes from the coding sequence ATGCTCCCTGATGCTCCCGATCACCGCGAGGGCCCGCGCGACGAGTGCGGCGTCTTCGGCGTCTACGCCCCCGGGCACGACGTCGCCAAGCTCGCGTACTACGCGCTCTACGCGCTCCAGCACCGCGGTCAGGAGTCGGCGGGCATCGCCTCGGCCGACCTGGGCGGCTACATCATCACCCAGCGCGCGCTCGGCCTGGTCAGCCAGGTCTTCCACGAGCACGACCTACAGGCGCTGACCGGCGACATCGCGGTCGGCCACACCCGCTACTCCACCACGGGCGGCAACGACTGGGAGAACTCCCAGCCCGTGCACCGCAACGACGTGCGGGAGCTGGCGCTGGCGCACAACGGCAACCTGGTCAACGCGGTCGAGCTGCACACGGAGCTCGTCGGCCGCGGCGTGCACTTCCGCGCGACGACGGACTCCGAGATCATGGCCGCGCTGCTCGCGACGGCCGACGCCGAGAGCGTCGAGGACGCGATCGTCCAGGCGATGCCGCGGCTGAAGGGCGCCTACTCGACGGTCGTCATGGACCGCGACCGGGTCCACGCCTTCCGCGACCCGCAGGGCATCCGCCCGCTCGTGCTGGGCCGCCTGGCCGAGGACGCGTGGGTCGTCGCGTCCGAGACGTGCGCGCTCGACATCATCGGCGCCGAGTACGTCCGCGACGTCGAGCCGGGCGAGCTGGTGATCCTCGACGAGCGCGGCGTCACCAGCCGCAAGGTCCAGCCGGGCCAGCGCGAGGCGTTCTGCCTGTTCGAGTACATCTACTTCGCCCGCCCCGACTCGCGGATGAAGGGCAACCTGCTGCAGCGCAGCCGGGTGCGGATGGGCGAGATCCTGGCCCGCGACTCGCCGGTCGCGGGCGCCGACCTGGTCGTCCCCGTCCCCGACTCGGGGATCCCCGGCGCACGCGGGTTCTCCCAGGCCAGCGGGGTCCCGATGGACGACGGGTTCGTGAAGAACCGCTACGTCCAGCGCACCTTCATCCAGCCGGGCAACGAGCTGCGGCAGCAGGGCCTGCGGCTGAAGTTCAACCCGCTGCCCGAGGTCGTCGCCGGCAAGTCGCTGGTCGTCGTCGACGACTCGATCGTCCGCGGCAACACGACGCGCCAGCTCGTGAAGATGCTGAAGGACGCCGGCGCGCGCGAGGTGCACTTCCGCATCACGGCGCCGCCGATCCGCAACCCCTGCCACTACGGCGTCGACATGTCCTCGCGCGAGGAGATGGTCGCCCACGAGCGCACGGTCGAGGAGATCCGCGACCACATCGGCTGCGACTCGCTGGCGTACCTGTCGCTCGACGGCGTGTACGAGGCGGTCCGCGGCGAGCGCTCCGGGCACTGCGACGCGTGCTTCACCGGGGACTACCCCCTGGCGGGCACCGAGAGCCACCTGGGCAAGTACGCGCTCGAGAACCGCCTGCCGATGGTGACGAGCTGA
- a CDS encoding trypsin-like serine protease, with translation MHASPARPRPVARRAARTVLLGLAAALAAATPAAAAPAFPPLTAQAAPGQASARIVGGTELKDTTSAPYTVALQTKFGAKYGSCSGTILDPTHILTAAHCVVEQDRLADASAVVVAAGTANIRTKAGLAGATVVPVAKVRVHPRYRSNAYPDDVAVLTLGVPIDLTGPRAQALPMADAGAYVDAGRRVRVTGFGVTSSRRSDFGRLRSVYQSAVTAGQCGTDAPAAMLCTYRRKHAACSGDSGGTATVGSPRRLVGVTDIAVRDCAVGLNLFANVAAPEIRVFIDAALAEQDVTEAQTPLSPRGGLRVRVSGDARAGRTVSCVRGFWAGAPQFRYSFFRLRNGRERDTGFSARKTYRVKASDRGWRLGCAVRAENAGGVGVGVTRTVRTVR, from the coding sequence ATGCACGCAAGCCCCGCCCGCCCCCGACCCGTCGCCCGCCGCGCGGCCCGCACCGTGCTGCTCGGCCTCGCCGCGGCGCTCGCCGCGGCCACCCCGGCGGCCGCCGCCCCCGCCTTCCCGCCGCTCACGGCGCAGGCCGCTCCGGGCCAGGCGTCGGCGCGCATCGTCGGCGGCACCGAGCTGAAGGACACGACGTCCGCGCCGTACACCGTCGCGCTGCAGACGAAGTTCGGCGCCAAGTACGGGTCGTGCAGCGGCACGATCCTCGACCCGACGCACATCCTCACGGCCGCCCACTGCGTCGTCGAGCAGGACCGGCTGGCGGACGCCTCCGCCGTGGTGGTCGCCGCCGGCACCGCGAACATCCGCACGAAGGCGGGCCTGGCGGGCGCCACGGTCGTGCCGGTCGCGAAGGTGCGCGTGCACCCGCGCTACCGGTCGAACGCCTACCCCGACGACGTCGCCGTCCTGACGCTGGGCGTGCCGATCGACCTGACCGGCCCCCGCGCGCAGGCGCTGCCGATGGCCGACGCCGGCGCCTACGTCGACGCCGGGCGCCGCGTCCGCGTGACCGGCTTCGGCGTGACGAGCTCGCGCCGCTCCGACTTCGGCCGCCTGCGCAGCGTCTACCAGAGCGCCGTGACCGCCGGCCAGTGCGGCACGGACGCGCCGGCGGCGATGCTCTGCACGTACCGCCGCAAGCACGCGGCGTGCTCGGGCGACTCCGGCGGCACCGCGACGGTCGGCTCGCCGCGCCGGCTCGTGGGCGTCACCGACATCGCGGTCCGCGACTGCGCCGTCGGCCTGAACCTGTTCGCGAACGTCGCCGCTCCCGAGATCCGCGTGTTCATCGACGCGGCGCTCGCCGAGCAGGACGTGACCGAGGCGCAGACGCCGCTGTCGCCGCGCGGCGGCCTGCGGGTGCGGGTGTCCGGCGACGCCCGCGCCGGTCGCACCGTCTCGTGCGTGCGCGGCTTCTGGGCCGGCGCGCCGCAGTTCCGCTACTCGTTCTTCCGGCTGCGGAACGGCCGCGAGCGCGACACCGGCTTCTCGGCGCGCAAGACCTACCGCGTCAAGGCGAGCGACCGCGGCTGGCGCCTGGGCTGCGCGGTGCGGGCGGAGAACGCCGGCGGCGTCGGCGTCGGCGTCACGCGCACCGTCCGCACGGTGCGCTGA
- a CDS encoding MFS transporter: MTASSAPTADPSARPGRMPIAILALAIAAFAIGSTEFTIIGLLPEVADDLEVSIPTAGLLVSGYALGVVIGAPLMTAAGTRFPRHRMLLALMAVFTVGNVLSAVAPSYPLLLLSRVLSALPHGAFFGVAAVVAGQLVPPRQRHKAVASMFTGLALSNVIGVPLGTLLGQQLGWRASFWVIALLGLVSLAAIVRLIPPMPPGQSLRSEVAAFRRPRVWLALTVIVFGFGGLFTIVGYIKPLMTDEAGLSTTAVLPVLAVLGLGMAVGTRLVDRVSRGRDLTRVVPVLLVGMVVVLLLFVVGASTPVVAIALVFLLGAVSFTAATPMQAMTMDVAAEAPTLTSAAAQAAFNLGNALGPALGGLAIDAGLGYASLGWVGAALGVVGVALALLFARTAGPQRMPGASTAASAD; encoded by the coding sequence ATGACCGCCTCCTCCGCCCCGACGGCCGACCCCTCCGCGCGCCCGGGCCGCATGCCGATCGCCATCCTGGCGCTCGCGATCGCGGCGTTCGCGATCGGGTCGACGGAGTTCACGATCATCGGCCTGCTGCCCGAGGTCGCCGACGACCTGGAGGTCTCGATCCCGACCGCGGGCCTGCTCGTCTCGGGCTACGCGCTCGGCGTCGTGATCGGCGCGCCGCTCATGACCGCCGCGGGCACCCGCTTCCCGCGGCACCGGATGCTGCTGGCGCTCATGGCGGTCTTCACCGTCGGCAACGTGCTCTCCGCGGTCGCGCCGTCGTACCCGCTGCTGCTGCTCAGCCGCGTGCTGTCCGCGCTGCCGCACGGGGCGTTCTTCGGCGTCGCGGCCGTCGTCGCCGGGCAGCTCGTCCCGCCGCGCCAGCGGCACAAGGCCGTCGCGTCGATGTTCACCGGCCTGGCGCTGTCGAACGTGATCGGCGTGCCGCTCGGCACGCTGCTCGGCCAGCAGCTCGGGTGGCGCGCGTCCTTCTGGGTGATCGCGCTGCTCGGTCTCGTCAGCCTGGCCGCCATCGTCCGCCTGATCCCGCCGATGCCGCCGGGGCAGTCGCTGCGCAGCGAGGTCGCCGCGTTCCGCCGCCCGCGCGTGTGGCTGGCGCTGACGGTCATCGTGTTCGGCTTCGGCGGCCTGTTCACGATCGTCGGCTACATCAAGCCGCTGATGACCGACGAGGCGGGGCTGTCGACGACGGCGGTCCTGCCCGTCCTCGCCGTGCTGGGCCTGGGGATGGCGGTCGGCACGCGGCTCGTGGACCGCGTCTCGCGCGGCCGGGACCTGACGCGCGTGGTGCCCGTGCTGCTCGTCGGCATGGTGGTCGTGCTGCTGCTCTTCGTCGTCGGCGCGTCGACGCCCGTGGTCGCGATCGCGCTCGTCTTCCTGCTCGGCGCGGTCTCGTTCACGGCCGCGACGCCGATGCAGGCGATGACGATGGACGTCGCCGCCGAGGCCCCGACCCTGACGTCGGCCGCCGCCCAGGCGGCGTTCAACCTGGGCAACGCGCTCGGCCCGGCGCTCGGCGGCCTGGCGATCGACGCGGGCCTGGGCTACGCGTCGCTCGGCTGGGTCGGCGCGGCGCTCGGCGTCGTCGGCGTGGCGCTGGCCCTGCTCTTCGCCCGCACCGCGGGTCCGCAGCGGATGCCCGGCGCGTCCACCGCCGCGTCCGCGGACTGA
- a CDS encoding lysyl oxidase family protein — translation MLRARLPLLAALLLVAAAAAAWVGGRGRPGGDGPVLRAAPVAQAKDNPCLDPALGPQLRCPDLIMRRPFGMRTERTRRGRVLLRAGNAIDSVGDGPAELRGARAGTRGRWMDAEQVIHRHDGGVLRVRTGARLEFKLAHLHRRWWKMHDAARFELWRLADDGTPRERVRVGPKVAYCLRDLERNHGTLPLSPRRAVYPACSTSARRTHVTLGTSVGWSDVYPPDYPEQWIDVTGLRGCFAYVHTADPTDAIRERDETNNQAQVVVRLPFRARDPRGGCAGRQFGVRYRGAGGVGVW, via the coding sequence GTGCTCCGGGCCCGCCTTCCCCTGCTCGCCGCGCTGCTCCTCGTCGCGGCGGCGGCCGCCGCCTGGGTCGGGGGTCGTGGGCGCCCGGGCGGGGACGGGCCGGTGCTGCGCGCCGCCCCGGTGGCGCAGGCGAAGGACAACCCGTGCCTGGATCCCGCGCTCGGCCCCCAGCTGCGCTGCCCCGACCTGATCATGCGCCGGCCGTTCGGCATGAGGACGGAGCGCACGCGGCGGGGCCGCGTGCTGCTGCGCGCCGGCAACGCGATCGACTCCGTCGGCGACGGCCCGGCCGAGCTGCGCGGCGCCCGGGCGGGCACCCGGGGTCGGTGGATGGACGCCGAGCAGGTCATCCACCGCCACGACGGCGGCGTGCTGCGGGTGCGGACCGGCGCGCGGCTCGAGTTCAAGCTCGCGCACCTGCACCGCCGCTGGTGGAAGATGCACGACGCCGCCCGGTTCGAGCTGTGGCGCCTTGCGGACGACGGCACGCCGCGCGAGCGCGTGCGGGTGGGGCCGAAGGTCGCCTACTGCCTGCGCGACCTGGAGCGCAACCACGGCACGCTGCCCCTGTCGCCGCGGCGCGCGGTGTACCCCGCGTGCTCCACGAGCGCCCGCCGGACCCACGTGACCCTGGGCACGTCGGTCGGCTGGTCCGACGTCTACCCGCCGGACTACCCCGAGCAGTGGATCGACGTGACCGGCCTGCGCGGCTGCTTCGCGTACGTCCACACCGCGGACCCGACGGACGCCATCCGCGAGCGCGACGAGACGAACAACCAGGCGCAGGTCGTCGTCCGCCTGCCGTTCCGCGCGCGGGATCCGCGCGGCGGCTGCGCCGGCCGGCAGTTCGGCGTCCGCTACCGCGGGGCGGGCGGCGTCGGGGTCTGGTGA
- a CDS encoding LysR family transcriptional regulator — protein sequence MDVLGLRVLREVAWRGSISAAAEALGYTQPAVSRQLAALERAAGHELVRRGARGTAMTPAGEVLLRRAEAVLGELEGARADLERLHDDAHAPLRLHGFQTTITSFVPAAVQALRRARPDLDVEVRVGDAPVTDVALRDDRLDVALTNASSQRFPDARVVPLRRDPLWCVLPQGHPLADVAAVPVAALRGEPMILSASTLCADRELVLGACAAAGFSPHAVARVDDMAITQGLVAAGVGVATLPEMGLGWVRDDVVLRPFATPLVREVVALLPRHGPARPEREALLDALRAAADAWCSPAADRARARAGRTATADRDDAPTPATGDAPPREAARAARERPAAAAGPAAPRGQAAGAPVRSSQALSGSPVIRS from the coding sequence ATGGACGTCCTCGGTCTCCGGGTGCTGCGCGAGGTGGCGTGGCGCGGCTCGATCTCCGCCGCCGCGGAGGCGCTCGGCTACACGCAGCCCGCCGTCTCGCGGCAGCTCGCGGCGCTCGAGCGGGCCGCGGGGCACGAGCTCGTCCGCCGCGGCGCGCGCGGCACCGCGATGACGCCGGCCGGCGAGGTGCTGCTGCGCCGCGCGGAGGCCGTCCTGGGCGAGCTGGAGGGTGCCCGCGCCGACCTGGAGCGGCTGCACGACGACGCGCACGCGCCGCTGCGCCTGCACGGGTTCCAGACGACGATCACGTCGTTCGTGCCCGCCGCGGTCCAGGCGCTGCGCCGGGCGCGGCCCGACCTGGACGTGGAGGTGCGCGTCGGCGACGCGCCGGTCACCGACGTCGCGCTGCGCGACGACCGCCTGGACGTGGCGCTGACGAACGCGTCGAGCCAGCGCTTCCCCGACGCCCGCGTCGTCCCGCTCCGCCGCGACCCGCTGTGGTGCGTCCTGCCGCAGGGCCATCCGCTCGCGGACGTCGCGGCCGTGCCGGTGGCGGCGCTCCGGGGCGAGCCGATGATCCTCTCCGCCAGCACGCTCTGCGCCGACCGCGAGCTCGTCCTCGGCGCGTGCGCCGCCGCCGGCTTCTCCCCGCACGCCGTCGCCCGCGTGGACGACATGGCGATCACCCAGGGACTCGTCGCCGCCGGCGTGGGCGTCGCGACGCTGCCCGAGATGGGCCTGGGGTGGGTGCGCGACGACGTGGTGCTGCGGCCCTTCGCCACGCCGCTCGTGCGCGAGGTGGTCGCGCTCCTGCCCCGCCACGGCCCCGCCCGTCCGGAGCGCGAGGCGCTGCTCGACGCGCTGCGGGCGGCCGCCGACGCGTGGTGCAGCCCGGCCGCGGACCGCGCGCGAGCCCGTGCGGGCCGGACGGCGACCGCCGACCGCGACGACGCGCCCACGCCTGCGACGGGCGACGCGCCGCCGCGCGAGGCGGCCCGCGCGGCCCGGGAGCGCCCGGCCGCGGCCGCCGGGCCGGCGGCCCCGCGCGGTCAGGCCGCCGGCGCCCCGGTCCGCTCGAGCCAGGCGCTGAGCGGCTCGCCCGTGATCCGCTCGTAG